A region from the Ovis aries strain OAR_USU_Benz2616 breed Rambouillet chromosome 22, ARS-UI_Ramb_v3.0, whole genome shotgun sequence genome encodes:
- the IFIT1 gene encoding interferon-induced protein with tetratricopeptide repeats 1 yields MSYNADEDQIKDKLQQLRCHFTWELVIEETEIPDLENRILEEIMFLDIKYNVGIYNLLAYVKHLKGQNEEALKSLQKAEDLTQPEQANQSEVRSLVTWGNYAWLYYHMGQQAKAQIYLDKVKNICRNLGKSSSYRMECPQMDCEEGWALLKCGGKNYEQAKVCFEKALEEDPENPEFITGYAIVIYRLEGFNKGPQSGTEFCLNLLKQAVRLNPNDAYIKALLGLKLQDVEQEAEGEKYIEEALTDESSKIYVFRYAAKFYRRKGVLDEALRLSKLALAETPFSAFQHHQTGLCYKSQIIQIKKTTNCQPKGQDKENINRLVLLALQHFKRAVQLKPTFEYAYTSLAEMYAEAGEHGKADDTFQKAFCLKSLNKDMLQHIHFHYGRFLELHKKSEVDAISHYLKAIKIESTSIDRDKSINYLTKLASKKLRKNPSDIESLSILGLLHKVKGEMNEALEYYERALRLAPDLENSAVTPRH; encoded by the coding sequence TTATAATGCTGATGAGGATCAGATCAAGGATAAGCTGCAACAGTTGAGATGTCACTTTACATGGGAGTTGGTCATTGAAGAGACAGAAATACCGGATTTAGAAAACAGGATCTTGGAGGAGATTATGTTCCTGGACATCAAATACAACGTGGGAATATACAACTTACTGGCCTATGTGAAGCACCTGAAAGGCCAGAATGAAGAAGCCCTGAAGAGTTTACAAAAAGCTGAAGACTTAACCCAGCCAGAACAGGCCAACCAATCAGAAGTGAGAAGTCTGGTTACCTGGGGCAACTATGCCTGGTTGTATTACCATATGGGCCAACAGGCAAAAGCCCAGATTTACCTGGACAAGGTGAAGAACATTTGCAGGAACCTTGGGAAGTCTTCCAGCTATAGAATGGAGTGTCCTCAGATGGACTGTGAGGAAGGATGGGCCTTGCTGAAATGCGGAGGAAAGAATTATGAACAGGCCAAAGTCTGCTTTGAAAAGGCTCTGGAAGAGGACCCTGAAAACCCTGAATTTATCACTGGGTATGCGATCGTCATCTATCGCCTGGAGGGCTTTAACAAAGGACCACAGAGTGGTACGGAATTTTGTCTGAACCTCCTGAAACAGGCTGTCAGGCTAAATCCAAACGACGCGTACATTAAGGCTCTTCTCGGCCTGAAGCTTCAAGATGTAGAGCAAGAAGCTGAAGGAGAAAAGTACATCGAAGAAGCACTGACTGATGAGTCCTCTAAGATTTATGTCTTTCGGTATGCTGCCAAGTTTTACCGAAGAAAAGGCGTTCTGGATGAAGCTCTTCGGCTCTCAAAATTGGCCTTGGCGGAAACCCCCTTCTCTGCTTTCCAGCATCACCAGACAGGGCTTTGCTACAAGTCACAAATAatccaaataaagaaaactacaaactGTCAGCCTAAAGGACAGGATAAAGAAAACATCAACAGACTGGTATTATTAGCCTTACAACATTTCAAACGTGCTGTGCAACTAAAGCCCACATTTGAGTACGCTTACACAAGCCTGGCAGAAATGTACGCAGAAGCGGGTGAGCACGGAAAAGCTGATGATACTTTTCAAAAAGCGTTCTGCTTGAAATCACTCAACAAAGATATGCTGCAACACATACATTTCCACTACGGCCGATTTCTGGAACTTCACAAAAAATCTGAAGTTGATGCAATTAGCCattatttaaaagcaataaaaatagaaagcacaTCAATAGATAGGgataaaagcatcaattatttgacaAAATTGGCTTCAAAGAAACTCCGGAAAAATCCATCAGATATAGAAAGCTTGAGTATCCTTGGGTTACTCCACAAAGTAAAAGGAGAAATGAATGAAGCCCTGGAGTATTATGAGCGGGCCCTGAGGCTGGCTCCTGACTTGGAGAACTCTGCTGTGACCCCCAGGCACTGA
- the IFIT5 gene encoding interferon-induced protein with tetratricopeptide repeats 5 has protein sequence MSEIPKDCLKTILLELECHFTWNLLKEDIDLFDVEDTIGQQLEFLTTKSRLTLYNLLAYVKHLKGQNEDALKCLKQAEEIIQREHSDKEEVRSLVTWGNYAWVYYYMDQLKEAQKYVDKIGDVCKKLSSPSNYKLERPEIDCEKGWALLKFGGKYYQKAKAAFEKALEAEPDNPEFNIGYAITVYRLDDSDREGSIKSFSLGPLRKAVTLNPDNSYIKVFLALKLQDVHAEAEGEKYIEEILDQISAQPYVLRYAAKFYRRKNSWDKALELLKKALEVTPTSSFLHHQMGLCYRAQMIQIKKATRNRPKGKDKLKVEELITSAISHFKAAVERDSMFAFAYTDLANMYAEGGQYSNAEDVFQKALRLENITDDHKHQIHYHYGRFQEFHRKSENTAIHHYLEALKVKDRSSLRPKLTSALKKLATKRLGHNTSDVQSLSALGFVYKLEGEKRRAAEYYEKAQKIDPENAEFLTALCELRLSI, from the exons ATGAG TGAAATTCCTAAGGACTGCTTGAAGACCATTCTTTTGGAGTTAGAATGTCACTTCACATGGAATTTACTTAAGGAAGACATTGATCTGTTTGATGTGGAAGATACTATCGGGCAACAGCTTGAATTTCTTACCACAAAATCCAGACTCACTCTTTATAACCTCTTGGCGTATGTGAAACACCTGAAGGGCCAAAATGAAGATGCGCTAAAGTGCTTGAAGCAAGCAGAAGAAATTATACAGCGAGAGCACTCAGACAAAGAAGAAGTACGAAGTCTGGTCACTTGGGGAAACTATGCCTGGGTTTATTACTACATGGATCAGCTTAAAGAAGCTCAGAAGTATGTAGACAAGATAGGGGACGTCTGCAAGAAATTGTCTAGTCCTTCTAACTACAAGTTGGAGCGTCCAGAGATTGACTGTGAGAAAGGATGGGCACTCTTGAAATTTGGAGGAAAATATTACCAAAAGGCTAAAGCCGCTTTTGAGAAGGCTCTGGAAGCAGAACCAGACAATCCAGAATTTAACATCGGCTATGCCATCACAGTGTATCGGCTGGATGATTCTGACAGAGAAGGGTCTATAAAAAGCTTTTCTCTGGGCCCCCTGAGGAAAGCTGTCACCCTGAACCCAGATAATTCCTACATTAAGGTTTTTCTTGCACTGAAACTTCAAGATGTACATGCAGAAGCTGAGGGGGAAAAGTATATTGAAGAAATCCTGGACCAGATATCAGCCCAACCTTATGTCCTTCGTTATGCAGCCAAATTCTATAGGAGAAAAAATTCCTGGGACAAAGCTCTAGAACTTTTGAAAAAGGCCTTGGAGGTGACACCAACCTCTTCTTTCTTGCATCACCAAATGGGACTTTGCTACAGGGCACAAATGATCCAAATCAAGAAGGCCACTCGCAACAGACCTAAAGGAAAGGATAAACTGAAAGTTGAGGAGCTGATTACCTCGGCGATTTCTCATTTCAAAGCAGCTGTGGAGCGAGACTCGATGTTTGCATTTGCCTACACGGACCTGGCCAACATGTATGCCGAGGGCGGCCAGTATAGCAATGCTGAAGACGTTTTCCAGAAAGCTCTTCGTCTGGAGAACATAACTGATGATCACAAACATCAGATCCACTACCACTATGGCCGCTTTCAGGAGTTTCACCGTAAATCAGAAAATACTGCCATCCACCATTATTTAGAAGCCTTAAAGGTCAAAGACAGGTCGTCTCTGCGTCCTAAACTGACAAGTGCTCTGAAGAAATTGGCTACTAAGAGACTTGGGCACAATACCTCAGATGTGCAGAGTTTAAGTGCCCTAGGGTTTGTTTACAAGCTAGAGGGAGAAAAGAGGCGAGCAGCTGAGTACTATGAAAAGGCCCAAAAGATAGATCCAGAAAATGCAGAATTTCTTACTGCTCTCTGTGAGCTTCGACTTTCCATTTAA